CAACTGGTGGTGCTCATCGTCGCCACCGCCTGTTGGTTGTACGCGCGTTTTGCCACCCGCCGGAGATCAGCACTGACAGCCGATACCGGGGCCATCCACCTGCCAACACCGATGCGCGACTTGTACTGGAATGACGTCGCCCATGTACAGGCGCCGACGCGCTGGTCCGATGTCGTCCGGGTCGTGATGAATGACGGCACCGAGAAACCGACCGGTTTCCCGCCGGAGTATGCCGAGCGGTTGGCCGCCGTGGGCAGGAAGCCGCTGCGCTGACCTGGGCCTATCGGCCCGGCGGATAGGCTGATCCAAAACCACAGTTGGACACTGCCGCACCCGTGACGAAGGCTAGGTACATGAGCACGCAACTCCCCGACATCACGATCGGCAAGCACTCCATCGGCCCGGACCACGCGCCGTACATCATCGCCGAGGTTTCCGGTAACCACGACGGTTCGCTGGACAAGGCGCTCGCCATCGTGCGGATGGTCGCCGACAGCGGCGCGCAGGCGATCAAGTTGCAGACCTACAAGCCGGAGACGATCACCATCGACTCCGACGCTCCCGACTTCCGCCTCTCCGACGGGCACGAGTTGTGGGGCGGGCGCACCCTGTGGGACCTCTACACCGAGGCGCACACGCCGTGGGAGTGGCACGAGCCGATCTTCACCCTCGCGAACGACCTGGGTCTGACCTGCTTCTCCAGCCCGTTCGACGCCACGGCGATCGATCTGCTGGAGTCGCTGGACACCCCGGCCTACAAGATCGCCAGCTCCGAGATCGTCGACCTGCCGCTGATCCGCCTCGCGGCCGGCAAGGGCAAGCCGATCATCATCTCCACCGGCATGGCCTCGATTAGTGAGATTGATGCCGCCGTCACCGCGGCCCGCGAGACCGGTAACGAGCAGATCATCGTGCTGTCCTGCACCGCCGACTACCCGGCCAACCCCGAAGAATCCAACCTGCGCGGCATCCCCGTCCTGCGGGACGCCTTCGACGCACACATCGGCCTGTCGGATCACACCCCCGGCATCGGCGCTCCCCTGGCCGCCGTCGCCCTCGGCGCCGTCGTCGTCGAGAAGCACGTCACGCTGGCGCGCGAAGGCGGCGGCGTTGACTCCTCCTTCTCCTTGGAGCCCGATGAGTTGCGGGCCCTGGTGCGCGAGTCAGAGGTGGCCTGGCAGTGCCTCGGGCAGGCGCGCATCGGCGCGAAAGCCGGTGAGCGCGAAGGACTCCGGTTCCGCCGCTCGCTCTACGTCGTCGAGGACGTCAAGGCCGGCGATGTCGTCACGGCGCAGAACGTGCGCTCCATCCGCCCCGCCCTCGGCCTGGCGCCCGACCTGTTCCGGGTCGTCGAGGGTCGCACCTTCGCCACGGACGTCAGCCGCGGCACGGCGTTGTCCTGGGATCTGATCTGATCGGGGCCCAACTAAGCTGACCCCCATGACCGAACAGGCTGAGTACACCGGCATCCAACAGGACTCCGTGTCCGGCGCAACCGTGATCGTCGGCGACATGATCGCGTGGTCCGACCTCGCGGAGATGATTGCACCGGACGCGACCGCCACGGTCATCCAGCGACTCGTCGCCGCGAGCGCACCGCAGACGGTGTTGCTGGCCGGCCCGCGTGCGGGGTTGCTGCTGCCGCACCTGCCCACGACAGCGCGGATCGACGTTCTGACGCGCTCCCTGGACGACATTCGGGCCCTGGAGATCCTCGGCGGGATGCACTCGCGGGTGTCCTACTACTGCGGCGGCCTGCTGGACTTCCAGCCCAGCCGCCACTACGACCTGATCGTCGCGTTGGGTGGTCCGCAGCGTCTGCTCAGCCCGGATCGGACCGGCCTGACGATCGGCGAGACGATCAACCGGCTCGGCGACGCGTTGAGCGAGGACGGCCGGTTGGTGACCGACCTCGCCAACGAGTTGGGCCTGACCGACCTGGTCCGCGCCGTACCCGACCCCCAGGCGCAGGAGAACGTCTCGTGGTGGATCGGTGCGGACGGCTTCAGCAAGCGGGCGACCTATGCCCGCGAGCGGGAGGGGCTCCTGGCCGGCGCCGGGCTGACCTGCCACTCGACGTACGCCGCCCTGCCGGACCTGGACGCGCACAATCTGTTGATCTCGCGTGACATTGCAACTGACCCCGATCGCGTCGAGGCCGTGCGGGCCGTCGCCGCCCAGGTCACCACCCAGGAACTGAGCGAGCTGCCGGTGCTGCGCGATGTGCATGCCACCCTCGACCGGGTCACGGCGGCCGGCCAACTGGATGACCTGGCGCCCGCGTGGCTGGTGGTCGCCGGCAAGGGCGCACCGGTCCAGGCCACCCTGCCCGACGTCGTGTACGTCGAGTCGGGGCCGGCGCGATGGACCCAGCGCCTGGTGCTGGAGGGCGACTCGGTCACCCGCTCGTGGAGCGATGGTCATCATGAGGCCGACCGCAGTGAAGTCGACCTGACGCGAACCTTGCGGGCCGAGTTCCCGGTCGGCGTCACGTTGGAGACGCACCTGCGGGCCGCGGCGGCCACCCGCCAGCAGTCCGCCGTGCGGCCGCTGGTCCGCCAGTACGCCGCGTGGCTCGAGGACGCGTCGGCCTGGCCGACCGATGTCGCCGCGCAGCGAGTCTTCGCCACCCCGGACAACATCCTGGTCAGCGACGACGGCCTGAGATTGCTGGACCAGACCTGGAGCCGGGCCGGGGTGGTGTCCGCCGGAGACACCCTCGTGCGGGGTCTGCGCACCTTCGCGACCCGCTTGCTCGCCACCGGAGGGGCGCACCCCTGGCGCGTGGGAGTGACCCCTGATGAGTTGACCGTCACGCTGGCCGCGATGGCCGGGTTCTCGGTGACGCCCGCCGACATCGGGCGGGTCGCTGCCTCCTCGGCGCACATCCGGGCCACGTTGATGGGCACTCCCAACGCGGCCGACGAACTGTTGGAGCTGGACCTGGAGAGCGGTCGGCACGCCCGCGACCTACCCGCTGCCGACCAAGCCGGTTATCGCGAATTGCTGACCCGGCTGCGCGCCGTGGCCAGCGAAATGCGGCAGAAGGACGGCCAGATCGCCTGGCTCGAAGGCACGTTGCGACACCGCGACCGCTACATCCGGCGCCTGGAGAAGACCATCGAGAACTACGAGACGACGTTGACCTATCGAGCCGTCGACCTGATGCGCGCGCCGCGGCGGATCGCCACGAACCGGGCCGTTTCGATGGCCAAGTCGACCGCTGACCAGGTGTTGCCGCCCGGCGCGATGAGCAAGGCACGCAACCTGGCCAAGCGGCTGGGCGACTAAGGACCGGTCAGGACACGACGCCCGGGGTCGACGGTTCCGCATCGGTGCGGACCGGCTCCGTGGCCGTCGACGGCTCCGGTTGCTCGGTCGTCTCCGCCGCGACCTCGACCACTGGCTCGTCCACGTCACTGACGAGGCCGTCGGAGGACTCGGCGTCGACCGGTGCGCGGTGCGCATTGACCCGGGCCCGGCGGGAACTGGCGCGGTTGATGTGCTTCTCGTCCAACGGCGGCGCCGGCGGCGGCGGGAGCGGATGAGTCAGTACATCGCCCCAGCCGAAGACGTCGATGATCTCGGTCTCCGGCAGCACGTGGTCCAGTCCGAGCTCATCGGCGGCGACGCCATATGCGTAGTCACGGGGGATCGAGAACTGGTGCATCTGGGGCCACATCCGACGCGGCTTGCTCGCACCACCCAGGATCGCGTGATCCGCCTCGAGTTCCATCGGGTCGCCGTAGACCCCGACCTCGTTGCCGGCGGTCGCTCCGTAGAGCACCGCGCTACTCATCCGATTGGAGACCACCCGCTTGTGTCGGCGCATCTCGTGTAGCTGCCGATAGAGGAAGGCAACATCGGTGTCCTGCCACAGATAGCCCCGCTGGCCGTGCGTGATCACCCGCACACCGGCCTCTTCGTACTCGCGGCGTACTTCCGGGTTGTCGTACTCGTTCCAGTGCAAACAGACCGTGATCGGCACGTCCCCCTCGGCCGCCTTGATCTCTTCGACGTATTCGGTGTGACTGCCGACGACTTGTTGCCCCTCCCAGCCGTGGAAGGGATAGACGATCGTGCCCTCGCGCTCCGGCTGACCGGCCAACCAGTCCTGCTGCTTCTCCAACTCCAGCAGATACAGCCAGGGCGCACCGACGGTGACGTAGTCACGCAACCCGTCGGCCCAGCCGCGGCGGGCGCACGCCTGCGACCACACGAACTTGGGGTAGCGCGGCGCGAACACGGTGCCGACGGCGAAACCGTCGTGCATGTTCCAGCCGTGCTGGAGGTAACCCCACATCCGGGGCGGTTCCTCCAGGCCGACGTACCGGGCCATGATGTGCGCATGCCCGTAGAAGTGGTTCGCGTGATGCATTACGCCCCCACGAACGTGCGCACCGAGTCGATCACCCGGTCCACGTCGGCGTCGGTGAGGTCGGGGAACATCGGCAGGCTGATCTCCTGGGCCGAGTACGCCTCGGCGATCGGGAACTGACCCTTGCGCCAGCCGAGGTCGGCGAAGATCGGTTGGGTGTGGACCGGGATGTAGTTGACCTGGACCCCGATTCCGTCCGCGTGCAGATGCTCGAACAGCTCCCGGCGACGGCCATCGAGGATCCGCAGCGGATACAGATGCCACACCGGCTCGGCCCCGGCCCGGTGGGCGGGGGTGCGCAGCACGTCGATGTCTGCGAGTGCGGCGTTGTAGCGGTCGGTGATCTCCTGCCGCCGCGCCTTGAACTGGGCGAGCCGGCCTAGCTGCGAGGACCCGAGGGCCGCCAGCACATCCGGCAACCGGTAGTTCAGGCCGAGACTGTGCACCTCGTAGTACCACGGACCTTCATCGGTTACCCGCAGCTTGGCCTCGTCGCGGGTGTACCCGATCCCTTTGAAATTCCTTGCCGCAGCGAGAAGTTCGTCACTGGGTGAGACGACCGCGCCGCCCTCGGCGGTGGTGAGGTTCTTGGTGGGGAAGAACGAGAAGGTGGTCAGGTCGGCCAGCGCTCCGACCGGCACACCGTCCAACGATCCGCCAACACTGTGCGCGGCGTCCTCGAGCAGCACCGCCCCTGCGTCGTGGGCCACCTTGGCCAGCGCGGGCGCATCGATCGGGTGGCCGCCGTAATCGACGCCGGCGATGACCTTGGTGCGATCGGTGACCGCGGCCGCGGCGGCGTCGGGGTCGAGGTTGCCGGTGTCCTCGCTGACGTCCGCGAAGACCACCCGGGCGCCCTGCCACATCGCGGTGGTCGCCGTGGCGAAGAAGGTCAACGGTGTGGTGATCACTTCGTCCCCGGGCCCGACCCCTGAAGCGGCGTACGCCGTGTGCAGGGCTGCCGTGCCGGACGTCACCGCAACCGCGGGGCCAGGCACGCCGGCCACGGCCGCGACGTCCTTCTCGAACTGCGCGACCGCCGGCCCGGTGGTCAACCAGTTTCCGCGCAGCACTTCAGCGACCGCGGCGATGTCGTTCTCGTCGATCGATTGCCGCCCGTACGGGAGCATCAGACTCCCGACTCCAGGACGCGGCGGATGTCCTCAGCGGAGTACCACAAGTCGTTCTTGTCCGAGGAGCAGTGGAATCCCTCGGGCACCGGCACGGCGTTCTCGATGGGCTTGTATCCCCAGGTCGCCAGCTCCGGCTCGAGGACGTAGTACTTGCCGTCCTGGACGATGACCGCCCGGCGGCCCTCCTCCGGGGAGATCATTTCCTCGTGCAGCTTCTCCCCGGGGCGCAGGCCGATGTCGTGCATCTTGGCGCCCGGTGCGATGGCTTGGGCCAGGTCCGTGACCTTGTGGGAGGGGATGTGCGGCACGACCAGCTCGCCGCCCTGCATCATCTCGAAGGTGTCCAGCACCATCTGGACGGCCTGCGGCAGCGTGATCAGGAACCGGGTGCAGCGCAGATCGGTGATCGGCAGCGACTCGCCCGCAGCGTGCAGCGCCCGGAACTTGGGGATGATCGATCCGCGTGAGCCCGTGACGTTGCCGTAGCGGACCACGGCGAACCGGGTCTCGTACGCGGCGGCGTAGTGGTTGCCCAGGATGAAGATCTTGTCGGCGGTCAGCTTGGTCGCGCCGTACAGGTTGATCGGGCTGGACGCCTTGTCGGTGGACAGCGCCACGACCTTCTTCACGCCCGCGTCGATGGACGCCTCGACGACGTTCTGGCTGCCCATCACGTTGGTCTTGACGAACTCGAACGGGTTGTACTCGCCGGTGTCGACCTGCTTCAACGCCGCAGCGTGCACCACGTAGTCGACCTGGTGCATGGCGCGCTCCAGCCGCGGCAGGTCGCGCACGTCACCGATGAACCACCGCAGACGCGGGTCGTCGCCGAACTGCTGACGGACCTCCCACTGCTTGAGCTCGTCGCGGGAGTAGATGACGATCCGCTTCGGCCCGACATCGTCGAGGAGCCGGGTGATCAAGGCCTTGCCGAAGGAACCGGTACCACCGGTGATCAGGATGGACGAACCCTGCAGGATGCTCACGCTTACGTACTCTTCTCACTCGCTGGAGGTGCTCGGTAGAGGCGGCCGACACGGCAGCCAGACCACCGTAGAGGCTAGCATTTGGCCGCCCCCGTTCCCGTCATCTGAAGGACGCCCATGAACCGCCCGCTTGTCGTGTTGCGGTGCGACGGCGGCGGCACGTATGGCGTGGGTCACGTCATGCGGCAACTGGCGCTCGCCGACGAGCTGCGCGCCCGTGGCGTGTCGGTGCAGGTCTGGGGCACGCTCACGGACACCCCCTGGCTGGTGGACCTGCTGGCTGACCGGCAGTTGGCCGTGCGTTCGGTGCCCGCCGACCCGCGGGCGCTGCGGGACGCCGCGCTCGACGCCGGCGCGTCGGCGCTGGTGCTCGACGGCTATCACCTGGACCCCACCACGGGCGCCACCCTGCGCGCCGCGGACCTCCCGGTGCTGGCCATGGTCGACTACTCCTTCGGCACCGAACAGGACGCCGACCTGTACGTCGATCAGAACCTCGGCGCCCAACCCCACTCCCCCCGGGCCCTGGCCGGGATCCAGTACGCGCTCTTCCGCGACGACGTCCTCGCCCTCCGCCGAAACACGGCCTCGCCCGCCGCGCCGTCGGCTGCGCACCGGGTCCTGGCGGTGTTCGGCGGCACCGACCCCTATGCGGCAGCGCCCGTCGTCGTTCCGGCGCTCATGGACACCGCCCTGCCGCTGCGGATCACTGCTGTCGCGGCCCGGGCAGAAATCGCCAGTGCGTTGCGATCGCTGCCGGTCAGGGACGGCCAGGAACTGCGGGTCGTGCCGTCAACGCCCCAGTTGGCGGCGTTGGCAGCCGACTCGGACCTGGTCGTCAGCGCATCCGGTTCCTCGGTCTGGGAGTTCCTCTGCCTCGGAATCCCGACCGCGCTGGTCTGCGTCGTGGACAACCAGCAAG
The window above is part of the Branchiibius hedensis genome. Proteins encoded here:
- the pseI gene encoding pseudaminic acid synthase, which produces MSTQLPDITIGKHSIGPDHAPYIIAEVSGNHDGSLDKALAIVRMVADSGAQAIKLQTYKPETITIDSDAPDFRLSDGHELWGGRTLWDLYTEAHTPWEWHEPIFTLANDLGLTCFSSPFDATAIDLLESLDTPAYKIASSEIVDLPLIRLAAGKGKPIIISTGMASISEIDAAVTAARETGNEQIIVLSCTADYPANPEESNLRGIPVLRDAFDAHIGLSDHTPGIGAPLAAVALGAVVVEKHVTLAREGGGVDSSFSLEPDELRALVRESEVAWQCLGQARIGAKAGEREGLRFRRSLYVVEDVKAGDVVTAQNVRSIRPALGLAPDLFRVVEGRTFATDVSRGTALSWDLI
- a CDS encoding DegT/DnrJ/EryC1/StrS family aminotransferase; translated protein: MLPYGRQSIDENDIAAVAEVLRGNWLTTGPAVAQFEKDVAAVAGVPGPAVAVTSGTAALHTAYAASGVGPGDEVITTPLTFFATATTAMWQGARVVFADVSEDTGNLDPDAAAAAVTDRTKVIAGVDYGGHPIDAPALAKVAHDAGAVLLEDAAHSVGGSLDGVPVGALADLTTFSFFPTKNLTTAEGGAVVSPSDELLAAARNFKGIGYTRDEAKLRVTDEGPWYYEVHSLGLNYRLPDVLAALGSSQLGRLAQFKARRQEITDRYNAALADIDVLRTPAHRAGAEPVWHLYPLRILDGRRRELFEHLHADGIGVQVNYIPVHTQPIFADLGWRKGQFPIAEAYSAQEISLPMFPDLTDADVDRVIDSVRTFVGA
- the pseB gene encoding UDP-N-acetylglucosamine 4,6-dehydratase (inverting), which produces MSILQGSSILITGGTGSFGKALITRLLDDVGPKRIVIYSRDELKQWEVRQQFGDDPRLRWFIGDVRDLPRLERAMHQVDYVVHAAALKQVDTGEYNPFEFVKTNVMGSQNVVEASIDAGVKKVVALSTDKASSPINLYGATKLTADKIFILGNHYAAAYETRFAVVRYGNVTGSRGSIIPKFRALHAAGESLPITDLRCTRFLITLPQAVQMVLDTFEMMQGGELVVPHIPSHKVTDLAQAIAPGAKMHDIGLRPGEKLHEEMISPEEGRRAVIVQDGKYYVLEPELATWGYKPIENAVPVPEGFHCSSDKNDLWYSAEDIRRVLESGV
- a CDS encoding PseG/SpsG family protein — encoded protein: MNRPLVVLRCDGGGTYGVGHVMRQLALADELRARGVSVQVWGTLTDTPWLVDLLADRQLAVRSVPADPRALRDAALDAGASALVLDGYHLDPTTGATLRAADLPVLAMVDYSFGTEQDADLYVDQNLGAQPHSPRALAGIQYALFRDDVLALRRNTASPAAPSAAHRVLAVFGGTDPYAAAPVVVPALMDTALPLRITAVAARAEIASALRSLPVRDGQELRVVPSTPQLAALAADSDLVVSASGSSVWEFLCLGIPTALVCVVDNQQAGYDEAVRREVVAGLGHLDSFDRAAAATTLRSLLDQTDRRTALAARGQQLVDGRGRQRVADALLSLI